In uncultured Desulfuromonas sp., the genomic stretch ACGCGCTGTGGCCACGGCAGAGAGAAAGGTCAGTTGTGCAGCCTGAATCGGCGCCATGTCCGGTCGTAAAATGATTGACGTGTACAGATTGACACCGGCTGGGGAACTCCAGCGACGTCCCATGCGACCACGACCACCGTTCTGGCAGTCGGCAATGACCACGGTGCCCTCTTTAGCGCCCTGTTCGGCCAGTTCCATGGCCCGCAGATTGGTCGAATCGGTTTCGTCAAAATACTCAACCTGTTGACCGATGCTGGCGGTTTCCAGACCGGACTGCACAGCGGCAGGCAACAACAGATCCGCCTGAGTGGTCAAACGGTAGCCACGCGACGGCACCGCATCAATCTGATAGCCCAAAGTGCGCAACAGACGAATGTGTTTCCATACCGCCGCGCGACTGATCCCAAGACGTTGACTGAGGTCTTCCCCAGAGAGAACCACCTCGGGATCGGCCAAAAACAACTCGAGAACCTGCTGACGCATCGTGAGTTCCGCCACAATTGCTCCTTATTCAAACAGCATCGAGATATCGACAGCGCAACTCGAATGGGTCAAGGCACCGACAGAGATCAGGTTGACGCCGGTTTTGGCAATATCGGCCACGGTATCGAGGTTCACACCACCCGAGGCTTCCGTTACGGCACGCGTACCGATCAGGTCCACGGCTTCACGCAGCATATCGAGACTCATATTATCGAGCATGATGATATCAGCTCCAGCGTCGAGAGCTTCCTGAACATCCTGCAGCGATTCCGTCTCCACCTCTATTTTCAGAGTATGAGGCGCCCGATTGCGCGCACCGTCAATGGCCGCCGTAATACCACCTGCCGCAGCGATATGGTTCTCTTTGATCAGCACGCCGTCATAAAGAGATGTCCGATGGTTCTGACCTCCGCCCATCCGCACCGAGTATTTGTCCAAAACCCGCAGACCCGGCATGGTTTTGCGGGTGTCGACGATGATGGCATCGGTTCCGGCCACGGCCGCAACGAATGCCGCAGTGTGGCTGGCAATACCGCTCATGCGCTGCATCAGGTTCAACGCCACTCGCTCCCCCTGCAACAGGGTATGGGCATCGCCCTTGATCCAAGCCAGCACATCGCCACGAGCAATCTGCTCGCCGTCGCGCTTTAACGCTTCAAAGGAGACTGCGCCGTCCAGCAACGTAAACACGCGCTCGACAACCTCCATCCCCGCCAAAACAAAATCCTCCTTGGCCACCAACTGCGCTCGGCTCGATGTGCCTTTGGGAACCGTGGACAATGTTGTGATATCGCCGGAGCCAATATCCTCCGTTAAGGCCATCTGTATAATTC encodes the following:
- a CDS encoding biotin--[acetyl-CoA-carboxylase] ligase, which gives rise to MAELTMRQQVLELFLADPEVVLSGEDLSQRLGISRAAVWKHIRLLRTLGYQIDAVPSRGYRLTTQADLLLPAAVQSGLETASIGQQVEYFDETDSTNLRAMELAEQGAKEGTVVIADCQNGGRGRMGRRWSSPAGVNLYTSIILRPDMAPIQAAQLTFLSAVATARAFEAVAGIEVQVKWPNDILVNGCKIAGLLNELSAETEGVHHVVLGIGANLNMSREQFPDDLRRPATSVLLETGKPVSRVAFAQELYRQLDRLYPLYQQQGFVPIRLAWEALFYLQGRKVQVDCGADIFTGMVAGLAEDGALLLDLEQGGQQVIYAGDVSVAD
- the nadC gene encoding carboxylating nicotinate-nucleotide diphosphorylase; its protein translation is MFEIDRIIQMALTEDIGSGDITTLSTVPKGTSSRAQLVAKEDFVLAGMEVVERVFTLLDGAVSFEALKRDGEQIARGDVLAWIKGDAHTLLQGERVALNLMQRMSGIASHTAAFVAAVAGTDAIIVDTRKTMPGLRVLDKYSVRMGGGQNHRTSLYDGVLIKENHIAAAGGITAAIDGARNRAPHTLKIEVETESLQDVQEALDAGADIIMLDNMSLDMLREAVDLIGTRAVTEASGGVNLDTVADIAKTGVNLISVGALTHSSCAVDISMLFE